The genomic region GCCGCTGAAACCGACAAGGCCCTGGCTGCCATCTCACCCGACGCCGACTGGGCGTTCTACATCCAGGGCGACGAAGTGATGCACGAACGCTACCTGCCTGTAGTTCATCAGGCGATGGAGCAGTACCTGAACCAGCCGGAAGTGGAGGGACTGCTGTTTCAGTACAAACATTTTTACGGCTCATACCGCTACGTGGCCGACTCCCGGCGCTGGTACCGGCGCGAGATTCGTATCGTCCGGAATACGGGTCAGGTGGCTTCCTACCGCGATGCGCAGGGCTTCCGGACGAAGGACAACCGCAAGCTGGCCGTCCGGCTGATCGATGCGGTGATGTACCATTACGGCTGGGTGCGTCCGCCGCAAACCCAGCGTGACAAGCGGGCCGATTTCGAAAAATACTGGACACCGGACTCGGGAATGGAGCGGGTTCGGGAAGAAATCGCCGACTTCGACTACAGCCAGGTCGATTCGCTGGCCCTGTTCACCGAAACCCACCCGGCTGTTATGCTGCCCCGCATCGCCGGAATGGACTGGCAGTTTGACTTTGACATCCGCCAGAAAAAGTTGTCCCTGAAAAACCGATTGCTGAAAGGCATCGAAGACACTACCGGCTGGCGGGTCGGCGAATACCGAAACTACCGGCTGCTTTAGGTTCTGTAAACCAGGAGATAATAGCTAAAAGAAAAGTTGTACGAAATTTTTCGTAGTTAAAAAGCAACCTTCTTTTCGCTAGAGAACTCTTTGGGAGGATAACCAATACTTCCTCTCATGAACGCCGTTGCGCAGACCATCCGCATCTCTGTCATTTTCCTGCTTCTGTCCATCCCGCCTTTGCTGGCTCAGTCCGTCACTACTCCCGAGCCGACCGGTGCCTACGGGGTGGGCCGCCGTCTGCTGGAATGGACGGACGAATCCCGCCGGGAGCCGGCCGATTCCACCCAACCCCGCCGTCTGCCCATCTGGGTCTGGTATCCGGCTCCAAAACAACCGGCCAGTAAAGCCGAACGGCCTTTGCCGGACGACTGGGCCGCCGCCCAGAACGCTTACCTGAGCACCAAAATAGGCGCGGAAGGGGCTGCTTTTCTGAACCAATTGACCATTCGGGCAGTCACGGCGGCACCGGTCTCGCCGGGAAACGAGGCCTTTCCGGTACTGGTGTTTGGCCCCGGGCATACCTGGCTGCCTACCGATTACAGCACACTGGTCGAAGAACTCGTGAGCCACGGCTTCGTGGTGGTCGGTTATGTTCCGACGGGTCTGGCCAGCGCGACCCGGTTGCAGAATGGCCGTATTTTCAAACAGTCGCTCGACATTCATCAGCAGGATGTCTGTTTTGACGACGCCCTGTTTGTCCGGCGGAATCTGAAGGTCCTCGACGCGCCGGGGAGCTGGCTGCGTGGTCGGCTGGCGCTTGATAAAGTAGGCGCATTCGGCCATTCACAGGGCGGCGCGGCGGCGGTGGTGGCCGGCGCGCGGGACAGCACCATCCGGGCGGTGGTGAATCTGGACAGTGACCTGATGGGTACGGCGCTGCGCGTTCGGATGCTGCAGCCCGCTTTGATGATCAGCCACGACGAGCGCCCGGACCTGGCCGCCGAAACGCAGGAAGGCTTCCGCCGCGGCCGGGAACGCAGCGAGTACCGCCGCCACGCCGACTGGGTGCGGGCTACGGACAAGGCTCCGGTTGCCCTGCGGCTCCGGATCGACCATACCCAGCACATGAACTTCGCGGACCTGGCCCTGATTCCGCCCGGGGTCATGAGCCCGCCCCAGCGCCGCAATCGCCTGGGTACCCTGGACGGTCGCCGGAGCCTGCGGGTAGCCGCCGACCTGACCCGCCTGTTCTTCGATCAGGTTTTGAAACGGGGCGAACCGCTGAAGCTGGAAATCATCGAAAAAACGTACCCGGACGTGCAGGCGTTGCTCTGGAAGGGATATCCGTTCTATTAGCTGACTGTCAGCGGGCTGGTGAACTAATTGCCGTCCTATTTTGTGAATAAAGAGGTATGGCAAAAAATTCTAAGCCTGTCGATCATGGAGGTGCCAGAAACGGGGCGGCTCCGGCGACTGATAAAAACCTTAACTGGCGTGACCGTTTCGCGGCCCTGCGCAATCTGCCCGCTTTCTTCCGCATGGCGTGGCAGGCTTCACCCGCTCTTTTCCTGGGCAACGTCCTGACCCGTCTGATCCGGGCGGCGATGCCTGCTTTGACGCTTTATATCGGAAAACTGCTCATCGACGAGGTGGTTCGGCTGGCCGGTATTACCGGGGAGCGCGACACCGGCTATCTCTGGGAACTGGTGGCCGCAGAGTTTGGCCTCGCCATTCTGGCCACCGCCCTGGGGCGGCTGACGGGCCTGCTCGATGCGCTGCTGGGCGATTTGGTGACCAACCGGACGTCCGTGCGCCTGATGGAGCACGCCGCCACGCTGGACCTCGAACAGTTCGAAGACGCGACCTTTTACGACAAGCTCGAACGGGCGCGTCGGCAGACCACCGGACGTTCGTTTCTGCTTTCGCAGGTCTTCGGGCAGGGGCAGGAGCTTATTTCGGTCGGATTTCTGGCGGCCGGTCTGATGGTTTACAATCCGTGGCTGTTGTTGCTCCTGCTGCTGGCCGTTACGCCCGCTTTTATCGGCGATAATTATTTCAACCAGCAAAGCTATTCGCTGTCGCGGAGCTGGACGCCCGAACGCCGCGAACTGGATTACCTCCGGTACGTGGGAGCTTCGGACGAAACGGCGAAGGAAGTCAAGATTTTCGGCCTGTCTGGCTTTCTGATCGAGCGCTTCCGGTCGCTTTCGTGGCAGTATTATCTAAAAAACCGGGCTTTGTCGGTGCGGCGCGCGGGCTGGGGTACGGTCCTCACGGCCCTCGGGACGGCGGGTTACTACGGAGCCTACGTCTGGATTGTCGCCCGGGCCATTGGCGGGCAGATCACCATCGGCGACCTGACGTTTCTGGCAGGTTCGTTCCGGCAACTGCGGTCTTCGATGGAAGGGATTTTGCTGCAATTCAGCAGTCTGACGCAGGAGGCGATCTACTTGCAGGACCTGTTCGATTTTTTCGAAATAAAGCCGCTGATTCACTCGCCCTCCAAAGCGCTGCCTTTTCCCAGGCCGATTCGGGAAGGGTTTACGTTCGAAGGGGTCGGCTTCAAGTATACCAACTCCGAGCGCTGGGCCCTGCGGAACCTGTCGTTTACGCTGTATCCGGGCGAAAAGCTGGCGCTGGTGGGCGAGAACGGGGCCGGAAAAACCACGCTCGTCAAACTGCTGGCCCGACTCTACGACCCGGCGGAAGGCCGCATCCTGCTCGACGGCCACGATCTGCGCGATTACGACCTGAACGACCTGCGGCGCAATGTCGGCGTCATTTTTCAGGATTATGTCCGGTTCAAAATGTCGGCGGGCATCAACATTGCCGTGGGCGACATCGACGAGCGGACCAACCAGCCGCGCATTGAAACCTCCGCC from Tellurirhabdus rosea harbors:
- a CDS encoding alpha/beta hydrolase; translated protein: MNAVAQTIRISVIFLLLSIPPLLAQSVTTPEPTGAYGVGRRLLEWTDESRREPADSTQPRRLPIWVWYPAPKQPASKAERPLPDDWAAAQNAYLSTKIGAEGAAFLNQLTIRAVTAAPVSPGNEAFPVLVFGPGHTWLPTDYSTLVEELVSHGFVVVGYVPTGLASATRLQNGRIFKQSLDIHQQDVCFDDALFVRRNLKVLDAPGSWLRGRLALDKVGAFGHSQGGAAAVVAGARDSTIRAVVNLDSDLMGTALRVRMLQPALMISHDERPDLAAETQEGFRRGRERSEYRRHADWVRATDKAPVALRLRIDHTQHMNFADLALIPPGVMSPPQRRNRLGTLDGRRSLRVAADLTRLFFDQVLKRGEPLKLEIIEKTYPDVQALLWKGYPFY
- a CDS encoding ABC transporter ATP-binding protein, with the protein product MAKNSKPVDHGGARNGAAPATDKNLNWRDRFAALRNLPAFFRMAWQASPALFLGNVLTRLIRAAMPALTLYIGKLLIDEVVRLAGITGERDTGYLWELVAAEFGLAILATALGRLTGLLDALLGDLVTNRTSVRLMEHAATLDLEQFEDATFYDKLERARRQTTGRSFLLSQVFGQGQELISVGFLAAGLMVYNPWLLLLLLLAVTPAFIGDNYFNQQSYSLSRSWTPERRELDYLRYVGASDETAKEVKIFGLSGFLIERFRSLSWQYYLKNRALSVRRAGWGTVLTALGTAGYYGAYVWIVARAIGGQITIGDLTFLAGSFRQLRSSMEGILLQFSSLTQEAIYLQDLFDFFEIKPLIHSPSKALPFPRPIREGFTFEGVGFKYTNSERWALRNLSFTLYPGEKLALVGENGAGKTTLVKLLARLYDPAEGRILLDGHDLRDYDLNDLRRNVGVIFQDYVRFKMSAGINIAVGDIDERTNQPRIETSAQRSLADTVIAKLPAGYEQQLGRSFNKGVELSGGEWQKVALGRAYMRDAQVLILDEPTAALDARAEYEVFQRFAALTEGKSSVIISHRFSTVRMADRILVLEGGQLLEIGSHSELLLKDGRYAELFQLQARGYQ
- a CDS encoding glycosyltransferase family 2 protein, which produces MKVAGFTFIRNARKYDYPIVEAITSILPVCDEFVVAVGQSDDDTRAMIEAIDSSKIRILDTVWDDSLREGGRVLAAETDKALAAISPDADWAFYIQGDEVMHERYLPVVHQAMEQYLNQPEVEGLLFQYKHFYGSYRYVADSRRWYRREIRIVRNTGQVASYRDAQGFRTKDNRKLAVRLIDAVMYHYGWVRPPQTQRDKRADFEKYWTPDSGMERVREEIADFDYSQVDSLALFTETHPAVMLPRIAGMDWQFDFDIRQKKLSLKNRLLKGIEDTTGWRVGEYRNYRLL